One Campylobacter sputorum subsp. sputorum DNA segment encodes these proteins:
- a CDS encoding nickel-dependent hydrogenase large subunit translates to MSKRIVVDPITRIEGHLRVEVMVDDNNVVTDAFSSSTLWRGLETIVKGRDPRDAGFLMQRICGVCTFSHYKAGIMAVENALGITPPLNAVLTRTLMNNALFFHDHIVHFYQLHALDFVDIVSALSADPFKAQDEAFKYTDFPYACGADHLKAVQAKVKTFVDKGNLGPFANAYYGHKTYHLTPEQNLIALSHYLECLRVQRTAAQMMAIFGAKQPHPQSLTVGGVTCVMDILSPARLGEYMTKFNEVKDFVDRAYYPDLVMAGKAYANEPSVLNDVGVANLWTHQEFQLSQNEWLFESGIIKNGDLSKVEELDESKITEEATHSWYKNDKPLHPYDGEQEPNYTGFKDEKTLNAKGEMVNTKVLDTSGKYSWIKAPRYGGKPMQVGPLANIVVNYAKGNKYVVPVVDKFLADTGLPLTAVLSTLGRTACRMIEAKVIADNGLIALNNLIANIKSGDTETCAKYTIDTSKEYKGRYIGHVPRGTLSHWCRIEKGVIKNWQAVVPSTWNASPKDANGGMGSYEACLIGLKIADLTQPLEIIRKIHSYDPCIACAVHVMDTKGNEISEYKVNPSL, encoded by the coding sequence ATGAGTAAAAGAATAGTAGTAGATCCTATAACAAGAATAGAAGGTCATCTTAGAGTAGAAGTTATGGTAGATGATAACAATGTAGTAACAGATGCCTTTAGTAGCTCAACACTTTGGAGAGGGCTTGAGACAATAGTAAAAGGTAGAGATCCAAGAGATGCAGGTTTTTTAATGCAAAGAATTTGTGGAGTTTGCACATTTTCTCACTATAAAGCTGGTATAATGGCAGTTGAAAATGCCCTTGGTATAACTCCACCGCTAAATGCTGTTTTAACGAGAACTCTCATGAATAATGCTTTATTTTTTCACGATCACATTGTTCATTTTTATCAACTTCATGCACTTGATTTTGTTGATATTGTAAGTGCTTTAAGTGCAGATCCTTTTAAAGCACAAGATGAAGCTTTTAAATACACAGATTTTCCTTATGCATGTGGAGCAGATCATCTAAAAGCTGTTCAAGCAAAAGTGAAAACTTTTGTTGATAAAGGAAATCTTGGACCATTCGCAAATGCTTACTATGGGCACAAAACTTATCATCTAACACCAGAGCAAAATTTAATAGCTCTAAGCCACTATTTAGAGTGCTTAAGAGTTCAAAGAACAGCTGCTCAAATGATGGCGATCTTTGGAGCAAAACAGCCCCACCCTCAAAGCTTAACAGTTGGAGGTGTAACTTGTGTTATGGATATATTAAGTCCTGCTAGACTTGGTGAGTATATGACTAAATTTAATGAAGTTAAAGATTTCGTTGATAGAGCTTATTATCCAGACCTTGTAATGGCTGGAAAAGCTTATGCAAATGAACCAAGTGTTCTAAATGATGTTGGGGTAGCAAATTTATGGACACATCAAGAATTCCAACTATCACAAAATGAATGGTTGTTTGAAAGTGGTATTATTAAGAATGGCGATTTAAGCAAAGTTGAAGAGTTAGATGAAAGTAAAATCACTGAAGAAGCAACACATTCTTGGTATAAAAACGATAAACCTCTTCATCCTTATGATGGTGAGCAAGAGCCTAATTATACAGGATTTAAAGATGAAAAAACATTAAATGCAAAAGGCGAGATGGTTAATACAAAAGTTCTTGATACCTCTGGTAAATACTCTTGGATAAAAGCACCAAGATATGGTGGTAAACCTATGCAAGTTGGACCTTTGGCAAATATCGTTGTAAACTACGCAAAAGGAAATAAATATGTTGTTCCTGTGGTTGATAAGTTTTTAGCAGACACCGGTCTTCCATTAACTGCTGTCTTATCAACTCTTGGAAGAACTGCTTGTCGCATGATAGAAGCAAAAGTTATAGCAGATAATGGCTTAATAGCACTAAATAACTTAATTGCAAATATAAAATCAGGCGACACCGAAACTTGTGCAAAATACACAATAGACACAAGCAAAGAATATAAAGGTAGATATATCGGTCATGTACCTAGAGGAACTTTGAGCCATTGGTGTAGAATAGAAAAAGGTGTTATCAAAAACTGGCAAGCAGTTGTTCCTTCTACTTGGAATGCCTCTCCAAAAGATGCTAATGGTGGAATGGGAAGTTATGAAGCTTGTTTGATTGGTTTAAAAATAGCTGACTTAACTCAACCTTTAGAGATTATTCGCAAAATTCACTCATATGATCCATGTATTGCTTGTGCAGTTCATGTAATGGATACAAAAGGAAATGAAATAAGCGAGTATAAAGTAAATCCAAGTTTATAA
- the cybH gene encoding Ni/Fe-hydrogenase, b-type cytochrome subunit — translation MKNDAKHIAEYEFSIGYRLTHWIRALSIVLLVVSGFYIAYVFVSPVVTNEPVIFMNAKWRAVHMIAAFVLIAVLFFKLYLFVFDKQSRKELASIGDFFNIKIWIEQIKYYLFLGEHPHIKGVYNPLQFASYLLFYIVMFVICLTGMVLYVHVYHEGLGGLFYEPMRVVEVWMGGLANVREIHHICMWVIMIFVLAHVYMAIFNAVKGKNGAMDAIISGYKFPQENNH, via the coding sequence ATGAAAAATGACGCAAAACATATTGCTGAGTATGAGTTCTCCATCGGATACAGACTTACTCACTGGATAAGAGCATTAAGTATAGTCTTGCTTGTAGTTAGTGGATTTTATATAGCTTATGTTTTTGTAAGTCCAGTTGTAACAAATGAACCTGTAATCTTTATGAATGCAAAATGGAGAGCTGTGCATATGATAGCAGCTTTTGTACTTATTGCGGTGCTTTTCTTTAAACTCTATTTATTTGTATTTGACAAACAAAGTAGAAAAGAATTAGCAAGTATTGGGGATTTTTTTAATATAAAAATATGGATAGAACAAATTAAATACTATCTATTCTTAGGAGAACATCCTCATATAAAAGGTGTTTATAACCCACTTCAATTTGCTTCATATTTGCTATTTTATATAGTAATGTTTGTGATATGCTTAACTGGAATGGTTTTATATGTTCATGTTTATCACGAAGGACTTGGAGGGTTATTTTATGAGCCTATGAGAGTTGTTGAAGTTTGGATGGGCGGTCTTGCAAATGTAAGAGAAATCCACCATATTTGTATGTGGGTAATTATGATTTTTGTTCTTGCACATGTTTATATGGCTATATTTAATGCTGTAAAAGGTAAAAATGGTGCAATGGATGCCATTATAAGTGGTTATAAATTCCCACAAGAAAACAACCACTAG
- a CDS encoding HyaD/HybD family hydrogenase maturation endopeptidase, giving the protein MNILILGIGNVMFSDEGIGVHLCKLLEKNYTFRSDTHTITFIDGGTLAMQLIPIIVKYDYVIVIDCIDAKDGNIGDVYFFDYDDMPKKINWSGSAHEVEMLQTLQYMELMGDIPKTKIVGIIPKRIVPLSFEISSEIKDGVNLAQKTILKYLKDEFKFDIIKKDNKNIQDIANLFSKGEL; this is encoded by the coding sequence GTGAATATTTTAATACTTGGTATAGGAAATGTGATGTTCTCCGATGAAGGAATCGGGGTTCATCTTTGTAAACTTTTAGAAAAAAACTACACTTTTAGATCAGATACTCACACCATCACTTTTATAGATGGCGGAACACTTGCAATGCAACTTATCCCCATAATAGTAAAATATGACTATGTTATCGTCATAGACTGCATAGATGCAAAAGATGGAAATATCGGAGATGTTTATTTTTTTGATTACGATGATATGCCTAAAAAGATAAATTGGAGTGGTTCGGCTCATGAAGTAGAAATGCTTCAAACGCTTCAATATATGGAACTTATGGGAGATATTCCTAAAACTAAGATTGTGGGTATTATACCAAAACGCATAGTCCCTTTGAGCTTTGAAATATCTAGTGAAATAAAAGATGGTGTAAATTTAGCCCAAAAAACTATACTAAAATATCTAAAAGATGAGTTTAAATTTGATATAATAAAAAAAGATAACAAAAATATACAAGATATAGCAAATTTATTTTCTAAAGGTGAGTTATGA
- the hypF gene encoding carbamoyltransferase HypF: protein MTNSQLCYEFDIRGLVQGVGFRPFVYKIAMDLCLKGEVYNDSEGVKLTLQANKDEIDKFFEIFYSSLPPLCKIHSVKKIKTFHKYFTKFSIIASKSAKKISAILPDFAICDECKAEFYDKNNPRYHYPFINCTNCGPRISIIKDLPYDRINTTMSKFKMCEFCESEYTNPLNRRYHAQPIACPKCGPRLYLKDKNGNILKSGNDAIKLVAKALQDGKIIAIKGLSGFHLCVDALNQNAIKELRVRKQRPFKPFAIMCKDLNMAKNFANINALEEIELDSNLKPIVILNLKKDSHLPQILAPNLNKVGIFLANTGVHLLLFEYFKNPIIATSANISGEPIIYNENDLLSKLGDVFDLYLDNDRDILNPGDDSILQVIDNQTMFLRTSRGVNPQTISTNLTHEKMILALGGELKNQFVIYKNSQLFISPYIGDLKNVSTFERFSSLLDMFIKTYDIKFDEIIGDLHPQFLHTKYFEKLGFNVKKLQHHKAHVYANMFEFKLEKKDFLAFCFDGTGYGEDNKIWGGEIFLHKNGNLKRILHFKEFKLLGGENAIKNIWQIAYSLILSENLQDIANNFLSKFDQMKLINLKKIYDKNINSPLTTSVGRLFDAFASIICGINEISYEGQSGMQLEALYDENLDVSYKFEIINDEICYKTALINALKDDKKVAATAFINAFSNLIAEISLKYNLEICFSGGVFQNKTLLKATTKLLKKTNLTYHIPKFPPNDSSIALGQMHWYLSHFKDKNNTI, encoded by the coding sequence ATGACGAACTCCCAGTTATGCTATGAATTTGATATAAGGGGCTTAGTTCAAGGAGTTGGATTTAGACCTTTTGTGTATAAAATAGCTATGGATTTATGCTTAAAAGGAGAAGTTTATAACGATAGCGAGGGCGTAAAACTAACGCTTCAAGCTAACAAAGATGAGATAGATAAATTTTTTGAAATTTTTTACTCTTCTCTTCCGCCGCTTTGTAAAATTCATAGCGTAAAAAAAATAAAAACATTTCATAAATATTTTACTAAATTTAGCATAATTGCTTCAAAATCTGCAAAAAAGATATCTGCGATTCTACCTGATTTTGCGATATGTGATGAATGTAAGGCTGAATTTTATGATAAAAATAACCCAAGATATCATTACCCTTTTATAAACTGCACAAACTGTGGTCCAAGAATATCGATAATAAAAGATTTACCATATGATAGAATTAACACCACTATGAGTAAATTTAAAATGTGCGAATTTTGCGAAAGCGAATACACAAATCCACTCAATAGGCGTTATCACGCTCAGCCAATAGCATGTCCAAAATGTGGCCCAAGATTATATCTAAAAGATAAAAATGGAAATATTTTAAAAAGCGGAAATGATGCTATAAAATTAGTAGCAAAAGCCTTGCAAGATGGAAAAATCATAGCTATAAAAGGATTAAGCGGATTTCATCTATGCGTTGATGCTTTAAATCAAAATGCCATAAAAGAACTTAGAGTTAGAAAACAACGCCCATTTAAGCCTTTTGCAATAATGTGCAAAGATTTAAATATGGCTAAAAATTTCGCAAATATAAACGCTTTAGAAGAAATAGAACTTGATTCAAATTTAAAACCTATTGTTATCTTAAATTTAAAAAAAGACAGCCATTTGCCTCAAATACTTGCTCCAAATTTAAATAAAGTTGGTATTTTTTTAGCAAATACGGGCGTTCATTTATTGCTTTTTGAATATTTTAAAAATCCGATTATCGCAACAAGTGCAAATATAAGCGGTGAGCCGATAATATACAATGAAAACGATCTGTTATCAAAATTAGGTGATGTATTTGATTTATATCTTGATAACGACAGAGATATACTAAATCCAGGAGATGATAGTATTTTACAAGTCATTGATAATCAAACTATGTTTTTACGCACAAGTAGAGGAGTAAATCCGCAAACAATTAGCACAAATTTAACTCACGAAAAAATGATTTTAGCCCTTGGAGGTGAGCTAAAAAATCAATTTGTTATATACAAAAACTCTCAACTTTTCATCTCTCCGTATATTGGAGATCTTAAAAATGTATCAACTTTCGAGCGATTTTCCTCGCTTCTTGATATGTTTATCAAAACTTATGATATAAAATTTGATGAAATTATAGGCGATTTACACCCACAATTTTTACATACAAAATATTTTGAAAAACTAGGATTTAATGTAAAAAAACTCCAACACCACAAAGCTCATGTATATGCAAATATGTTTGAGTTTAAGTTAGAAAAAAAGGATTTTTTAGCATTTTGTTTTGATGGAACTGGATATGGAGAAGATAATAAAATATGGGGCGGAGAGATATTTTTACATAAAAATGGAAATTTAAAAAGAATTTTGCATTTTAAAGAATTTAAACTTCTTGGCGGAGAAAATGCTATAAAAAATATTTGGCAAATTGCTTATAGCTTGATTTTAAGTGAAAATTTACAAGACATTGCTAATAACTTTTTATCTAAATTTGACCAAATGAAACTAATAAATTTAAAAAAAATATATGATAAAAACATAAATTCCCCTCTTACAACTTCAGTTGGAAGGCTATTTGACGCTTTTGCTAGTATAATTTGTGGCATAAATGAAATAAGTTATGAAGGGCAGTCTGGAATGCAATTAGAAGCGTTATATGATGAAAATTTAGATGTAAGCTATAAATTTGAGATAATTAATGATGAAATTTGCTATAAAACTGCACTAATAAATGCACTAAAAGATGATAAAAAAGTAGCCGCAACAGCTTTCATAAACGCTTTTAGTAACTTAATAGCAGAAATATCTTTAAAATACAATCTTGAAATTTGTTTTAGTGGTGGCGTTTTTCAAAATAAAACTTTACTAAAAGCAACAACAAAACTTCTTAAAAAAACAAATTTAACCTATCATATACCAAAATTTCCACCAAATGATAGCTCTATTGCACTTGGGCAGATGCACTGGTATTTAAGCCATTTTAAAGATAAAAATAATACAATATAA
- the nikR gene encoding nickel-responsive transcriptional regulator NikR — MEKIIRFSVSLPENLLDELDKKVENKSYASRSEFIRDLIREQIIKDIWQEANDELIAVLTIVYNHHQNDVLSKMMQIEHDAKVNITCTTHIHINHDNCLETICLKGEAKDIEKFSNEIAGLKGVKFTKLTKVAVPVS, encoded by the coding sequence ATGGAAAAAATAATAAGATTTAGTGTTTCTTTGCCAGAAAATTTACTAGATGAACTAGATAAAAAAGTAGAAAATAAGAGTTATGCTTCAAGAAGCGAGTTTATAAGAGATCTTATAAGAGAACAGATCATAAAAGATATTTGGCAAGAAGCAAATGATGAACTAATAGCAGTTTTAACCATTGTTTATAACCACCATCAAAACGATGTTTTATCAAAAATGATGCAAATAGAACACGATGCAAAAGTAAATATCACTTGCACCACACACATTCATATAAACCACGATAACTGCTTAGAAACTATATGTCTTAAAGGCGAGGCTAAAGATATAGAAAAATTTAGCAACGAAATAGCCGGTTTAAAAGGAGTAAAATTCACAAAACTTACAAAAGTGGCAGTGCCTGTATCATAG
- a CDS encoding phosphatidylserine decarboxylase: protein MRKIISQIFGYIAAVNFGFLQKYINKFYINLFKIDMSEFKNYDEYKSLNELFTRKLLKQRSFSLNDVDFISPSDGLCLECGTSNNSTALSIKGRSYDIKKLLNMSYEDVEFDYINIYLSPKNYHCYHSPCDMQILSALYIPGDLKSVNQKSLMRFDGVYETNERVVLTCRYNDNFTFWLVFVGALNVGKMKFLFDDRIQTNAKYMDKTLYEYENIFFKKGDMLGNFELGSTIVVLAKSGKMKLSIKAGDEIKFGDTIAKIL from the coding sequence ATGAGAAAAATAATATCACAAATTTTTGGTTATATTGCGGCTGTAAATTTTGGCTTTTTGCAAAAATACATAAATAAATTTTATATAAATTTATTTAAAATAGATATGAGCGAGTTTAAAAATTATGATGAGTATAAAAGTTTAAACGAACTTTTTACTAGAAAATTATTAAAACAAAGAAGTTTTAGTCTCAATGATGTAGATTTTATAAGCCCAAGTGACGGACTTTGTTTGGAATGTGGCACTAGCAACAATAGCACTGCTTTGAGTATAAAAGGCAGAAGTTATGATATAAAAAAACTTCTTAATATGAGTTATGAAGATGTGGAGTTTGATTATATAAATATATATCTTTCGCCAAAAAATTATCATTGCTATCACTCTCCTTGCGATATGCAAATTTTAAGTGCTTTATATATTCCTGGGGATTTAAAAAGTGTAAATCAAAAATCTTTAATGCGTTTTGATGGTGTTTATGAGACAAACGAAAGAGTTGTTTTAACTTGCAGATATAATGATAATTTTACATTTTGGTTAGTTTTTGTGGGTGCTTTGAATGTAGGTAAAATGAAATTTCTTTTTGATGATAGGATTCAAACAAATGCAAAATATATGGATAAGACACTTTATGAGTATGAAAATATATTTTTTAAAAAGGGCGATATGCTTGGGAATTTTGAGCTTGGTTCAACCATAGTCGTGCTAGCAAAAAGCGGCAAGATGAAACTTAGTATAAAAGCTGGCGATGAGATAAAATTTGGAGATACTATAGCTAAAATTCTATGA
- a CDS encoding metallophosphoesterase, producing MKITIFPIVASLVFIFINLYVYKRFFGKIHVFSSKKYYVFVLIICILEALFFFNLRVNFLNQTMQNFTALLIGISFIAFSYVLIYDIFYILFKFFKFKQSIRKDIKKFFDIVFIIAMFVGVFVGTYNAIFRLNVKNIDIILPNLKQDLKLIQISDIHIGGFLDDNFLKNIVNKVNELNPDIVVITGDLIDFDPKLAKEKLASINDIKSKFGTYFVVGNHEYYVGIKESLENLSRLNMHILQNESIEVGGVNLVGVYDYLGYKIGEYEPNFSKAIKDINESLPVILLAHQPRIIVQLNKNELSRLDLILCGHTHGGQIFPFHFLVKMVNSYLYGLYEKDNAKIYVTSGTGFWGLPIRLLSSSEIVNFNLKGKK from the coding sequence ATGAAAATAACCATTTTTCCAATAGTTGCAAGTTTGGTTTTTATTTTCATAAATTTATATGTTTATAAAAGATTTTTTGGAAAAATTCATGTTTTTTCTAGCAAAAAATACTATGTTTTTGTTTTAATAATTTGTATTTTAGAAGCACTTTTTTTCTTTAATCTAAGAGTTAATTTTTTAAATCAAACCATGCAAAACTTTACGGCTTTGCTTATAGGTATTAGTTTTATTGCTTTTAGTTATGTTTTGATTTATGATATATTTTACATTTTGTTTAAATTTTTTAAATTTAAACAAAGTATTAGAAAAGATATAAAAAAATTCTTTGATATTGTATTTATTATTGCAATGTTTGTTGGTGTTTTTGTGGGTACATATAATGCTATTTTTAGACTTAATGTAAAAAATATAGACATAATTTTGCCAAATTTAAAACAAGATTTAAAACTCATTCAGATTAGTGATATTCATATAGGTGGGTTTTTAGATGATAATTTTTTAAAAAATATTGTAAATAAGGTTAATGAATTAAATCCAGATATAGTTGTAATAACTGGGGATTTGATAGATTTTGATCCAAAATTAGCCAAAGAAAAGCTTGCGTCCATAAATGATATAAAATCAAAATTTGGGACTTATTTTGTTGTTGGAAATCATGAATATTATGTTGGTATCAAAGAAAGTTTGGAGAATTTAAGCAGACTAAATATGCATATTTTACAAAATGAATCCATTGAGGTTGGCGGTGTAAATTTAGTAGGAGTTTATGATTACTTAGGCTATAAAATAGGGGAGTATGAGCCTAATTTTAGCAAGGCTATAAAAGATATAAATGAAAGTTTGCCCGTTATTTTACTAGCTCATCAGCCAAGAATTATAGTGCAATTAAACAAAAATGAGCTTTCAAGGCTAGATTTGATTTTATGTGGGCATACTCATGGGGGTCAGATTTTTCCATTTCATTTTTTGGTAAAAATGGTAAATTCTTATCTATACGGACTTTATGAAAAAGATAATGCTAAGATTTATGTAACATCTGGAACTGGATTTTGGGGGCTACCTATAAGACTTTTATCATCATCTGAGATAGTAAATTTTAATTTAAAGGGTAAAAAATGA
- the lpxD gene encoding UDP-3-O-(3-hydroxymyristoyl)glucosamine N-acyltransferase translates to MKLSKIVKILDLKVDLKEDIEIRSCASLLDAKSDNLSYCDGAKNQDDIAKSSAGVILVSKDLARLVPQNSQALICENPHLAFAILSKEFSNPLFYPKSSSFIDESANIMPNVYIGSNSKIGKSTIMHGAYIGDNVVIGDKCIIHPNVVIYNNTIIGNSCHILANAVIGSDGFGYAHKKDGSHVKIYHNGNVILEDEVEIGAGTTIDRAVFGSTIIKKCTKIDNLVQIGHNCELGENCIIVSQTGLAGSTILGRNVVMGGQSGSGGHVKVGDFAQIAARTGVSKNLEGFKKYAGHPILELSEWLKLNAKIMRFFKK, encoded by the coding sequence ATGAAACTTAGTAAAATAGTAAAAATTTTAGATTTAAAAGTAGATCTAAAAGAAGATATTGAAATTCGCTCTTGTGCTTCGCTTTTGGATGCTAAGAGTGATAATTTAAGCTATTGTGATGGAGCAAAAAATCAAGATGATATAGCTAAAAGTAGTGCAGGGGTGATACTTGTTAGTAAAGATTTGGCACGCTTAGTTCCTCAAAACTCACAAGCTTTAATATGCGAAAATCCTCATCTTGCTTTTGCGATTTTAAGCAAAGAGTTTTCAAATCCTCTTTTTTATCCAAAATCAAGCTCTTTTATAGATGAGAGTGCAAACATTATGCCAAATGTTTATATAGGTTCAAATTCAAAAATAGGAAAAAGCACCATAATGCACGGAGCTTATATAGGCGATAATGTTGTTATAGGCGATAAATGTATAATACACCCAAATGTTGTAATTTATAATAACACTATCATAGGTAATTCTTGTCATATACTTGCAAATGCTGTGATTGGAAGTGATGGTTTTGGTTATGCTCACAAAAAAGATGGCAGTCATGTGAAAATTTATCATAACGGAAATGTGATTTTAGAAGATGAGGTGGAAATAGGTGCTGGAACTACGATAGATAGAGCTGTTTTTGGCTCAACTATTATAAAAAAATGCACCAAAATAGACAATCTTGTTCAAATAGGTCATAACTGCGAACTTGGGGAGAATTGCATTATTGTTTCTCAAACAGGACTTGCAGGATCAACAATACTTGGTAGAAATGTTGTAATGGGCGGTCAAAGTGGAAGTGGCGGGCATGTCAAAGTTGGTGATTTTGCACAAATTGCTGCTAGAACAGGAGTATCTAAAAATTTAGAAGGCTTTAAAAAATACGCAGGTCATCCTATACTTGAACTTAGCGAATGGTTAAAGTTAAATGCAAAAATTATGAGGTTTTTTAAAAAATAG
- the ilvN gene encoding acetolactate synthase small subunit, with protein MNERRVISVIVLNEHGVLARIAGLFAGRGYNIDSLTVAPQPDSQFSRVSIVTSCDERVFEQLVKQLHKLIPTYKVIETDNFSEKELVLVKIPIKEDFSGLDAILKSYNGIVANANEQYIIVMACDDAVRIDCFIKVMKKYSPIQIVRGGSVLMEM; from the coding sequence ATGAACGAGAGAAGAGTAATTTCTGTAATAGTTTTAAACGAGCATGGTGTGTTAGCTAGGATTGCAGGACTTTTTGCTGGAAGAGGGTATAATATAGATAGCCTTACTGTCGCTCCACAACCAGATAGTCAGTTTTCAAGAGTTAGCATAGTTACTAGTTGCGATGAAAGAGTTTTTGAACAACTTGTAAAACAACTTCATAAACTTATACCTACATATAAAGTTATAGAAACTGATAATTTTAGTGAAAAAGAACTGGTTTTAGTAAAAATTCCGATAAAAGAAGATTTTAGCGGTTTAGATGCAATTTTAAAATCATATAATGGCATAGTTGCAAATGCAAACGAACAGTATATAATCGTAATGGCTTGTGATGATGCAGTAAGAATAGATTGTTTCATAAAAGTTATGAAAAAATACAGCCCGATTCAAATTGTTCGTGGCGGTTCAGTTTTGATGGAGATGTAA
- a CDS encoding acetolactate synthase large subunit — protein sequence MKEITGSQMIIEALHLEDVKVVFGYPGGAALNIYDEIYKQNYFKHILVRHEQAAVVAADGYARATGKVGVAVVTSGPGITNALTGIATAYMDSIPIIIISGQVSSNLIGTDAFQEIDAIGMSRPCVKHNFLVKNIQDLPRILKEAFYIAKSGRPGPVHIDIAKDVTAAKAVFKYPSSINMLTYKPTYKGHLGQIKKAAELILDAKKPLFYIGGGVVSSNASEIVRELVEFTNIPAVETIMALGVLSCEDKNFIKMAGMHGSYAANMALSECDLLICLGARFDDRITGNTKEFAKYATIIHIDIDPSSISKIIHAHYPIVGDINMVVAQLLEELKKEKIKSFKDWHSTIKTYDKLHPLTYKDSKESIKPQWVIEESAKILGDNVIVSTDVGQHQMWVAQFYPFKEPRKLLTSGGLGTMGYGFPAAIGAKVAFKDATVVNFSGDGSILMNIQELATANEYGIPVINIILNNGFLGMVRQWQSMFYEERFSSTNLQNLAPDFVKLAQAFGGKGYKCESKDEFRQALKDAVKSNKVCIIDVSVDRFEDVLPMVPAGGAIYNMILE from the coding sequence GTGAAAGAGATAACAGGCTCACAAATGATAATAGAAGCTTTGCATTTAGAAGATGTAAAAGTTGTGTTTGGATATCCTGGTGGTGCTGCACTAAACATTTATGATGAAATTTATAAACAAAATTATTTTAAGCATATTTTAGTAAGGCACGAGCAAGCGGCTGTTGTGGCTGCAGATGGTTATGCAAGAGCAACTGGTAAAGTTGGAGTTGCTGTTGTAACAAGTGGTCCTGGCATTACAAATGCACTTACTGGCATTGCAACTGCATATATGGATTCTATACCTATAATTATAATAAGTGGTCAAGTTAGTTCAAATTTAATAGGCACTGATGCCTTTCAAGAAATAGATGCTATCGGGATGAGTAGACCTTGTGTAAAACATAATTTTCTTGTAAAAAATATACAAGATTTACCTAGAATATTAAAAGAGGCTTTTTACATAGCAAAAAGCGGTAGACCTGGTCCTGTTCATATTGATATTGCAAAAGATGTAACGGCTGCAAAAGCTGTTTTTAAATATCCATCGTCTATAAATATGCTAACATATAAACCTACTTATAAGGGTCATTTAGGACAGATAAAAAAAGCCGCAGAATTGATACTTGATGCAAAAAAACCACTATTTTACATAGGTGGCGGTGTGGTTAGTTCAAATGCGAGTGAGATTGTGAGAGAACTTGTTGAGTTTACAAATATACCAGCAGTTGAAACTATAATGGCACTTGGCGTTTTAAGCTGTGAGGATAAAAATTTTATCAAAATGGCTGGAATGCATGGAAGTTATGCGGCAAATATGGCTTTGAGCGAATGTGATTTGTTAATTTGTCTTGGAGCTAGATTTGATGATAGAATCACTGGAAACACAAAAGAATTTGCAAAATATGCAACAATTATCCATATAGATATAGATCCAAGTTCTATTTCTAAGATTATTCATGCCCATTATCCAATAGTTGGGGATATAAATATGGTTGTTGCACAACTACTTGAAGAGCTTAAAAAAGAAAAAATAAAAAGTTTTAAAGATTGGCATAGCACCATAAAAACTTATGATAAATTACATCCTTTGACATATAAAGATAGCAAAGAATCTATAAAACCACAATGGGTTATAGAAGAGAGTGCAAAAATACTTGGCGATAATGTTATTGTTTCAACAGATGTCGGTCAACATCAGATGTGGGTTGCACAATTTTATCCTTTTAAAGAGCCAAGAAAACTTTTAACAAGCGGTGGACTTGGAACTATGGGATATGGTTTTCCTGCTGCAATTGGTGCAAAAGTTGCTTTTAAAGACGCTACTGTTGTAAATTTCAGTGGAGATGGATCTATTTTGATGAATATTCAAGAGCTTGCAACTGCAAATGAGTATGGTATTCCTGTTATAAATATCATTTTAAATAATGGCTTTTTGGGTATGGTTAGGCAGTGGCAAAGTATGTTTTATGAAGAGCGTTTTTCATCTACAAATTTACAAAATCTTGCTCCTGATTTTGTTAAATTGGCACAAGCTTTTGGTGGAAAAGGTTATAAATGTGAGAGTAAAGACGAGTTTAGACAAGCTTTAAAAGATGCTGTTAAGTCAAATAAAGTATGCATTATAGACGTTAGCGTAGATAGATTCGAAGATGTTTTGCCTATGGTTCCAGCTGGCGGTGCAATTTATAATATGATACTAGAATAG